The following nucleotide sequence is from Lepus europaeus isolate LE1 chromosome 16, mLepTim1.pri, whole genome shotgun sequence.
CTTGTTCAGTAAAATAATTGAAGGACAAGATGGTTCCTTCTGAAGTGCCGAATCAGCTGTCGTACGGCAGATGGTTCTGTGGAGAGCCGCCTTCTGAAAACAGACGTCAGTGAGAACGAAGCAGCATCACTAACTTGGATGCAGACTTTTCACCttgaaactttctttttaatctcAAAACAAAATGAGGGAATTTTTGCCATGACATAACTTCTATAAACAAAAACTTAACTCCACAAAGCATGATTAAAGCACCTTATTTTATTGCAtatgaaaaatatacaaatattcaaaatttgTAAACTTCCTAAAACAGCATTTACGAAcatttgaaaactataaaatttcatgaacacagtttattaaatatttgagaacaTCGCACATGTATTCATATTATTTTCCCATAGTTTTGTTGGAAAGTAAAATAATGTTAAGTTTTGCTGGtttcattaagaaaaatattttaaaaataacttttattggtattgataaaataataatagaatcgCTTTCACTTGGGTTGTTTTAAATGAGCTAATATgagatgaaatgagaaaagaTGAAGAGCAAAGGAAATATGGCACTCAATGGTCCTCTACTaagattgtaaaaattaagtcAATTCAGAGAGAACCTGATTTTATTAAGTGCCTACCACATGTCTGGCTTACGACTAACATGAATTAATACTTCTAAAAGTAGGTGTTAATTTTATGATGTTGAATATAAAAGGTTTATTAACATTTTGTAATCTGaactaaaaatgaaatcattaaccATTAACCATTGACCTAATAGTAAAATAACTGTTATCTTTACAGAACTAGAATAGGCTTTCAATTTGTCCTATGTGAGCCCAACTTTGTAATCCTTAATGACACATATACAAATATTCACATAAGATATCTATATATGATGATACACAAagtatattcattaaaatatatacatatatgaaactACCAGTTAAAACTAATATTTACCTGAACATAGGGATCCAGCATTTTATTCTTGCTTAAACAAGAATTTTTACTtgggaaaaaattttaatgttaagaCTTAcgaaaacattttttcttaataCCTGTGCCTACTGTTGGTGTTTGTAAacagtttttcaaatatttcattgtttCTCAAGATACTATTCCTTAAATCTTTCTCAGCTTTCCTCCTGGCTGCATATGTCAGCACCAGTTCATTTTCCAATCCAGGTTACACAACTGCTCCTATTCTAGGATCCTCTGAGCTGGGCAAAATGTTCCAAGGGCAACAACTTTGTAACAGGTGGCATTAAGGAACACCTGAACCTTTCATTCACTACAGAAGCAACACAGACTTGGGTTGGAGGTCAAACAATGTCACTGATTTCCTCACCAAGAAAGTGTGCAGGAGAAACGGAGCCCTCCAAACTACAAATGTTGAAAGGattttttacagttttcaaaTGCTACCTTTTCAGAAGACACTTTTCCTAAAAACGTGTGTTCATAGCTTGTGTTATCTGATTGGCGAGTCAAGTGAAACAGCAGTCCACCACGTGAACACGAATTGGCATCGATCTTGCACAGACTCTCAACTTTGGGAACTCGAGGATGCACTGCCTTGTGCTCCACACTGACCCGGGCTGCAGAGAGCAGTCGCAGACTTGGCAGCTATCTCAGGTCATTATGGCGAACAGAGTTGACTTCAACACAACTGAGCAAATGCTGAAGTCAATGTAGCAGAATTCCGAATACCAGCGTTTACCACGAATGCCCTAGGGATCTTAAGCTAGCCGAAAACCAAAAACCAAGGTTACATTTGATGTTACATTTAACAGAAATGGGCAATCTGCCACTTACAGCAGAGGGATGTACCTGCTTTGTAAGGTTACTAACTATTTGTGATTTTCTTAAACAAAGGAGAAAGTAGTAACTATCAAGAGAACCGTGATGACAATTTGTTCGTATTTTTCACAAAGGCTTTTCTCACTGTTTCTAAACAATCTGTGGCATATTTTACCTCTGACCCTTTTAGGGATAAAAACATTTGCAAGAAATTGAAGTGTACAATATAATCCTGAAATAAGGCAGCAGTTATTCCACCAGACCCTCCACATCAACAAGAAAAACAATCTTTGAGATaatagcaaaagaaagaaaaggaagataagTAACTCTAAAGCTGGATTCACATGGGCTGCTCCAGAAACCCCATGTTGTCTGTCAGCCGGACTGAGTGAAAAAGAACCTGTGAACACATTTATGTGtctgtgaaaagaaaaacaaaaaaactgtgttTCCTTTACTGgaggtttaaaatatttttctccatctTCTATTCTCCATCTTTAATTGGCAATAAACTCCTGTGATGGCCAATGAGTTACGATCCACCAACTCTTCATCTGTGGGCGTGTCTTGTGCCTTCCAGTGCACTAAGGAATGGATCTGCAGAGtaggcctattttttttttttaaacactttaccCAACAGCAATAGAGTTTAAACAGAAGGAAGTTGTGGAAGGGAGGGCAAAGCACCAGTGATCTCACTTGTCAGTTTTAATAATGTGAAATTATGACTCATCAGAGACTTGTGACTGATACTCTGCTTATCAGAACACAGATAACTTTATGAGTTATCATGAGTCCAAGAACGGCCACCAATGAAATTAAGAGCCATCTGGCAGAGCCAAATACAATGTGATCGGAAGAGAGACGTTATTAGGGGACATATGTAACGTTTCAGCTTCTTTGATGCTTTGTTTGCAGAGATCAAAAGATGAATAGGTCCTCTGGAGAAGAATCAAAACTTGATTTTCAAatttgatggcccaagtgaagTCATTTTTACTTAGCATCAATCTAAGTTACAGTTAGAGCAGAAACTATTAGctttcttagaagttcttccaaGAAGCAAATAGTTCTCCAAGTGTTTTACATGGATTGACATTCAGAGTTTATACAGACTTTGATCATCAGTCCTGCTAAACAAGGTAACGTCATCCTCGTATCCTGGGGTTGAAGAGTCTACGTTCTCTAGCAAAACATAGTTGTTCTCATTGCTGTTTGGAGAGAGGACTTCTTTCTTAGTGGCGGAGGTCAGCTCGCTCCAGGTGATGTCGGTGTTTTTGAAAGCATGTAGAAGGAAGATGCCATTGATGATAGTGCAGAACCCACTCAAGGTCCCAATGATATCTCCAGCACTCATGCTGTACCACTCCTGGAATAAGATGACAGAGCAGGTCACTACCATGGATGTGAAGAAGACGTAATAAATGGGAGTCACGAGGGATGTATTAAAGGTGTCCAGGGCCTTGTTGAGATAGTTAATCTGTGTAGTCACTGAGAGCACAAGGACAGCCAGCAAAACAAAGACCAGCGGATTCTTGTAAACCGGCTTCCATTCTAGCAGCTCCTTAATGGCAATGCCCAGGCCCTTGACAGAAGAAACTGAAAATGCGCCAATCAGAGAGCAGATTGAGATGTAGACCAGTATGTTGGTCTGTCCTTTCTTGGGAGCCACAATCAACATCAGCACCAGTGAGATCACAATTACGACTGTggcaaaagaaataaatcctgtgaggaagagaaaagaattcGACTTTAGAAAATGCTAGTGCATTATGCCTTTAAAAAGTCTCATTAGTCATAATGTTAAGAGCATAGGtgttttagagaaagaaataagatTAAATGAGAAACAATATTCTATTGCAAAGTTCTCAATATTTGACAATAGATTTTcacaaatatcttctttttttaaatttttttttgacaggcagagtggacagtgagagagagagacagagagaaaggtcttcctttgccgttggttcaccctccaatggccgccgcggctggcatgctgcggccggcgcaccgcgctgatccgaagccaggagccaggtgcttctcctggcctcccatgggctgcagggcccaagcacttgggccatcctccactgcactcccaggccatagcagagagctggactggaagaggagcaaccaggacagtatccggtgccccgaccgggattagaacctggtgtgctggcgccgctaggcggaggattagcctagtgagccgcggcaccagctcaCAAATATCTTTCAAATCTAAGGGCAGGTGGTGTCAGATTTACTTTGATTTTAGGGATGAAGTGGCAAAATTTtgggttggatttttttttttttttgcctcttttatCCTCAGTCTTTCCCTTTCATTGTGTAGAGGAAAAGCAGAAACTAAAGTAAGTCCTGCCACCTTTTCAGAAGATTTATAGCACTCAGTAACTCTACATGTCTCAACCTACGAAGCCTATTACGATGTTATTACAAACATCATTTGATGAGGAAACAAAGTGGAAAACTTGAGTATTTCTTTCAGCTGGATCACAGACCTGGGTCTCtcaatttcatttccatttcatgCAAAGAAGTGACTTCCTCTTCTTGTGGGGCATGGATAACCATCACAGTTGACCCCAATATACTTAATATGCAGCCTATTTTCCCATGGATGTTCAagtgctcatttaaaaaataggaagacaaTATTGCACTgttgggagagaaaaaaataaaatcactgtgGTTCAGTTACCTTTTGATTCCACAGCAGCTCACAAATCACACTGTGGGAAGGCTACTCTGTATGCTAGTGAGCTGACCTGCATGTGCTATGTGACACTGGAAACCTAGATTAGTTTAACATactgaaaaatttaaattaatatatgtTGCACATATTTACAGGGTAttatgtgacatttcaatacatgtgtatAACATGTAATGATGAGGTGAGGGTAATGGGCCTATCTGTAACCTACAAcagttatcatttctttgtgttgaaaatattcagaatactCTCTCTGACTGTATTTTTGAAATAGTGTAATTGTTGACTTCCACATTTATCCTACTGCAACACTGCATTAGAAGTTATTCTTCCCATCCCtctgtgcccctgtacccatttcaccaccctctctccatccctggaTTAATATTAAACTCAGAAATCATGGTCAATCAGATCTGCTTCAGTGCTTTTATCACTGAGGAGCTATAATAGACATCCACACGCCTCTCATTATCCCATAACCTTTCTCAAGAGCTCCTACTcacttcattttcaatttttctgtctTCTCCTATAAACCCAAGTAAAATGAAAGCTCTTCTACACTTCACTGGCGTgatacaggttgagtatcccttatttGAAATGGTTGGGACCAGAGTATTTTgggttttagtttttaaaaattttggaatatttgcatgtacataatgagatatcatggGGAAGGGATCCAAATCTGAATATGTAATTCATTGATATTTCATATACATCTTATACACATAGTCTGAGATAATTTTATAGCATTTTAGTGCACCTGTGTTTTGATTATGACCCATCACATGAgttcaggtgtggaattttcagATTTTAGATATTGGATTTTTAGGGATGTTCAACCTGTACATTTAGAATAAATGCACTCATGAAAGTTTCAAAGAAAGATACATAACTAAAGAATTACTGCTCAGGGCTGATATTTAGCTACTATACACCAGTGCAACCATACAGATTGTCAAAATATTAAACTACTCCCTTACTTCCTGCTACTGGCCTAATACTGTCACCCGTCCAGTGCTCCTGATGCTTCGGTTGTTGTGACCCAGGAAGCTCCAGACTGGCACTGTCACAGACAGCAGGGTATGGCATCCTGCAGCTTGAGCAGTAGGCCTGCTGTCTTCATCTCCTGCACCCTGGCCCCCTTCCTCTGATGCTTTACTTCCCTCAGGTTATCAGTGCCCATCTGCCCTCAAGGCTGCAATCAACTACCAGGTGCTTTCCCAGAGCTGCCTTTGCCAGGTGAAGAACTGCTGCCTCGGTGAAAACACAAGTACTACTCCTGGCTATTCGCTGCCTGACAAGTGCACTAAGTGCTTTGTGTGTATTAGCTATCCA
It contains:
- the NIPAL1 gene encoding magnesium transporter NIPA3; amino-acid sequence: MGVQVRLPPGEPCREGHMLSLVCPNSFQAWCEITNVSQLLVSPGLYMDLNTSTTNLSISANVENKYSLYVGLVLAVSSSIFIGSSFILKKKGLLELANKGITRAGQGGHSYLKEWLWWAGLLSMGAGEAVNFAAYAFAPATLVTPLGALSVLISAILSSYFLNEHLNIHGKIGCILSILGSTVMVIHAPQEEEVTSLHEMEMKLRDPGFISFATVVIVISLVLMLIVAPKKGQTNILVYISICSLIGAFSVSSVKGLGIAIKELLEWKPVYKNPLVFVLLAVLVLSVTTQINYLNKALDTFNTSLVTPIYYVFFTSMVVTCSVILFQEWYSMSAGDIIGTLSGFCTIINGIFLLHAFKNTDITWSELTSATKKEVLSPNSNENNYVLLENVDSSTPGYEDDVTLFSRTDDQSLYKL